The Caminibacter pacificus genome includes a region encoding these proteins:
- a CDS encoding DHA2 family efflux MFS transporter permease subunit, whose protein sequence is MQAKKTFSIIHFTLLIILVVLGAFMAVLDTTVVDIIVPRLKGPLSTDIYGVQWVITAYMIAAAVGLLVVEWLIKHYGNKIIYVIGVAAFTLASFGCGMSHTLPEIIIFRTIQGFAEALVMVTAQAMLFSFFPPEKRGIAMGIFALGVAFAPAIGPTLGGYLTEWFSWRAVFFVNVPIGIVLVVFSALLLPDNSKRSPYPLNFVSLTFLTVFTVSLLILLSKGQQYGWFNSPFIVYLAFASWFGLLGFIISEYFSKNSLFDYSLFKNPYYSIGIMVYFILLGFSMYQYFYLIPMYYEHLKGLSSIQTGLGVLGFGIWIGVFSIIAGALSDKFSPIPVLIAAAVIYLYSGYVLFPSLNYYTPFYEAVLKTMPFGIAMGLFFAPITVLVMNNSNGKIEQGIMTMDYVRFIGGSFGTAIATNNLVFYKDKEFDAMVSLQNHEVVSSFLAKMEQIYGIVAKVIFRMFEDFMSFNYGFKYVWLDAAFWGAVGSFFIFMLLFVKRRKYEKS, encoded by the coding sequence ATGCAAGCTAAAAAAACATTTTCCATTATTCATTTTACATTATTAATTATTCTTGTTGTTTTAGGCGCTTTTATGGCCGTTTTGGATACGACGGTAGTGGATATTATCGTACCTCGTCTAAAAGGTCCGCTTTCTACCGATATTTACGGCGTTCAGTGGGTTATTACGGCGTATATGATAGCCGCGGCGGTAGGGCTTTTGGTAGTTGAGTGGCTTATAAAACATTACGGAAACAAAATCATCTACGTAATAGGAGTGGCGGCTTTTACTCTTGCGTCTTTCGGATGCGGGATGTCTCATACATTGCCCGAGATTATAATTTTTAGGACGATTCAAGGTTTTGCCGAAGCTCTTGTGATGGTTACGGCTCAGGCTATGCTTTTTAGTTTTTTCCCTCCCGAAAAAAGAGGGATAGCCATGGGAATATTCGCTTTAGGTGTTGCTTTTGCCCCGGCAATCGGTCCGACGCTTGGAGGATATTTGACAGAGTGGTTTTCTTGGAGGGCGGTATTTTTCGTAAACGTGCCTATAGGAATAGTGCTTGTAGTTTTTAGTGCTTTGTTGCTGCCTGATAATTCAAAACGCTCGCCTTATCCTTTGAATTTCGTCTCTTTGACGTTTTTGACCGTTTTTACAGTTTCGTTGTTGATACTTCTTAGCAAAGGACAGCAATACGGCTGGTTTAATTCGCCTTTTATCGTATATTTGGCTTTTGCTTCTTGGTTTGGGCTTTTGGGCTTTATAATAAGCGAATATTTTTCAAAAAACTCTCTTTTTGATTACTCTTTGTTTAAAAATCCGTATTATTCGATAGGGATAATGGTCTATTTCATACTGCTCGGGTTTTCGATGTATCAATATTTTTATCTCATTCCGATGTATTACGAACATCTAAAAGGACTAAGCTCTATTCAAACGGGGCTTGGGGTGTTGGGATTTGGTATTTGGATAGGGGTTTTTAGTATTATAGCCGGTGCTTTGAGCGATAAATTCTCACCGATTCCCGTTTTGATAGCGGCGGCTGTTATTTATTTGTATAGCGGATACGTATTGTTTCCGAGTCTTAATTACTACACTCCTTTTTATGAAGCTGTTTTAAAAACTATGCCTTTTGGAATTGCGATGGGGCTTTTTTTCGCTCCTATTACCGTACTTGTTATGAATAACTCAAACGGAAAAATAGAACAGGGTATAATGACAATGGACTATGTCAGATTTATCGGAGGGAGTTTCGGTACGGCGATAGCTACGAATAACCTTGTGTTTTATAAAGATAAAGAATTCGACGCAATGGTAAGCTTGCAAAATCACGAAGTCGTAAGCTCGTTTTTAGCCAAAATGGAGCAAATATACGGAATTGTTGCAAAGGTTATATTTAGGATGTTTGAGGATTTTATGAGTTTCAATTACGGCTTTAAATACGTATGGCTTGATGCGGCTTTTTGGGGAGCTGTGGGAAGCTTTTTTATCTTTATGCTTTTATTTGTCAAAAGGAGAAAATATGAAAAAAGTTAG
- a CDS encoding TolC family protein, with protein MKKVSLVLIATGILWAENFTQIKNEITNSLSYKLAQKKVQIYEKKLKAVKAKNYGSLDFEYNAVHFFNQPEMKLTSPQPVAVAPDGIHLIYQDVKATLPMADKNHFIGEIKYSYPLFTGFGISNLIKKSELELIKQKLELKNVKRELILNAAKLYSSIYALKCNINALKFAKNALNTAREKADALYKEGLINKSSVDEINAKYYEVIADIKNLKSQKESLLNMLSYLLNKKIDKIDGIIVKKINFSPDFQKRPDVRAIKETLKISDVDIKLAKSKLYPQIGFVAGLKREADNLILTKNDYQNIDKSYLGIGIKYNIYNGGATKNEIEMAKIAKASALIYYKNYLNKVKTDYQNDLANYKALFFRLKAAKEEVKARESYYEYIKAKFNEGLADSSDLNDAIAKLAAAKAKRDAIKAQIFFLGVKLRYDGGENE; from the coding sequence ATGAAAAAAGTTAGTTTAGTTTTGATAGCGACAGGGATTTTGTGGGCGGAAAACTTCACTCAGATAAAAAACGAAATAACAAACTCTCTAAGTTATAAATTAGCTCAAAAAAAAGTGCAAATTTACGAAAAAAAACTAAAAGCCGTAAAAGCCAAAAACTACGGCTCTTTGGATTTTGAATACAATGCCGTACATTTTTTCAATCAACCGGAAATGAAACTCACATCCCCTCAGCCCGTGGCCGTTGCGCCTGATGGGATACATCTGATTTATCAGGACGTAAAAGCTACGCTTCCAATGGCTGATAAGAACCATTTCATTGGAGAGATTAAATACTCATATCCTCTATTTACCGGATTTGGTATTTCAAATCTTATTAAAAAAAGCGAACTTGAGCTTATAAAACAAAAACTCGAACTAAAAAACGTAAAAAGAGAACTTATTTTGAATGCTGCTAAGCTTTATAGCTCCATTTATGCTCTAAAATGCAATATTAACGCCCTGAAATTTGCAAAAAACGCACTAAATACCGCCAGAGAAAAAGCCGACGCTCTTTATAAAGAGGGGCTTATTAACAAATCAAGCGTAGATGAGATAAATGCAAAATATTACGAAGTAATAGCCGATATCAAAAATCTGAAATCCCAAAAAGAATCGCTTTTGAATATGCTGAGTTATCTTTTGAATAAAAAGATAGACAAAATAGACGGCATAATTGTGAAAAAAATCAATTTTTCTCCCGACTTTCAAAAAAGACCGGATGTTAGGGCTATAAAAGAGACTTTAAAAATTTCTGATGTGGATATTAAACTTGCAAAATCAAAACTCTACCCTCAAATCGGATTTGTGGCCGGATTAAAAAGAGAAGCCGATAATTTGATTCTTACAAAAAACGACTATCAAAATATCGACAAATCATATCTCGGTATCGGAATAAAGTATAATATCTATAACGGAGGTGCCACAAAAAACGAAATCGAAATGGCGAAAATCGCAAAGGCAAGCGCTTTGATTTATTATAAAAACTACCTAAACAAAGTAAAAACGGATTATCAAAACGATTTAGCAAACTATAAAGCTCTCTTTTTCAGACTAAAAGCGGCAAAAGAAGAAGTAAAAGCAAGAGAGAGTTATTATGAGTACATAAAAGCGAAATTCAATGAAGGCTTGGCCGACAGCAGCGACCTAAACGACGCAATCGCAAAACTCGCCGCGGCAAAAGCCAAAAGAGACGCTATCAAAGCTCAAATTTTCTTTTTGGGCGTAAAACTGAGATATGACGGAGGCGAAAATGAATAG
- a CDS encoding ATP-binding cassette domain-containing protein, with protein sequence MLKANVTVKYKNKIAIKDAHIEVREGEIVGLIGADGAGKSSTLHAIAGVLSFEGFVELDGYEYRSPKEAEKVKSKIGLMPQGLGLVLYDTLSVKEHIDFIRDLRGIKKDRGYEERLLKMAGLYNFQDRLAKNLSGGMRQKLSLILTLLHRPRLLILDEPTTGVDPISRAELWEIVDDIRKKENIMALISTAYMQEASKMDKVLLFDEGEIIAKGKAEELTKSVESYVYEGEIESEECFSFNQRTYCLKPLDMPHAKPTLEALFFVNALKKGKKPIKIDIPKKELEIPEIIVEAKCLTKKFGSFIADDCIDLTLKKGEILGLLGANGAGKTTLIKMLLGLYPIDAGELKLLGTPIKSYKDRIKLKSKIGYVSQLFSLYKDLTIIENLKYFGKMYKLSNSEINKRIEEYSTLLGFKEYLNYFPKDVPLGINQRFSVAAALMHDPVVLFLDEPTSGVDTIARAAFWKMLRKIKENWKIAILITTHYMSEAEYCDRVVVLKQGKKIVDEEVKKLHEQFPGLSFEEIFLEFYKENR encoded by the coding sequence ATGTTAAAAGCGAATGTAACGGTAAAATATAAAAACAAAATCGCAATCAAAGACGCTCATATAGAAGTGAGAGAGGGTGAAATAGTCGGTCTCATAGGGGCTGACGGAGCTGGTAAAAGCTCGACACTTCACGCAATAGCTGGGGTGCTTAGTTTCGAAGGTTTTGTAGAGCTTGACGGATACGAATACCGCTCCCCCAAAGAAGCCGAAAAAGTTAAAAGTAAAATAGGTCTTATGCCCCAAGGACTCGGGCTTGTTTTGTATGATACTCTAAGTGTTAAAGAACATATCGATTTTATAAGGGACTTAAGAGGCATCAAAAAAGATAGAGGCTATGAAGAGAGGCTTTTGAAAATGGCCGGGCTTTATAATTTTCAAGACAGACTTGCCAAAAATCTAAGCGGAGGTATGAGACAAAAACTCTCTTTAATCCTCACACTTCTTCATAGACCTCGTCTTTTGATTCTTGATGAGCCGACAACCGGAGTTGACCCTATAAGCCGCGCGGAACTTTGGGAGATAGTGGACGATATCAGAAAAAAAGAAAATATCATGGCTTTGATTTCTACGGCTTATATGCAAGAAGCTTCCAAAATGGATAAAGTATTGCTGTTTGACGAAGGGGAGATTATCGCAAAAGGAAAAGCCGAAGAACTTACAAAAAGCGTTGAGAGTTATGTATATGAGGGCGAGATTGAGAGTGAAGAGTGTTTTAGTTTTAATCAAAGGACTTATTGTTTAAAACCTCTTGATATGCCACACGCAAAACCGACTCTTGAAGCTCTCTTTTTCGTAAACGCCCTAAAAAAAGGCAAAAAACCTATAAAAATAGATATTCCTAAAAAAGAGCTTGAAATACCCGAAATTATCGTAGAAGCTAAATGTCTTACCAAAAAATTCGGCAGTTTTATAGCTGACGATTGTATAGATTTGACTCTTAAAAAAGGTGAAATTTTAGGGCTTTTAGGAGCAAACGGAGCCGGAAAAACGACTCTTATTAAAATGCTTCTTGGGCTCTATCCGATAGATGCGGGTGAATTGAAACTTCTTGGAACTCCAATTAAGTCTTATAAAGACAGAATAAAACTAAAAAGCAAAATCGGATACGTCTCTCAGCTTTTTTCATTGTATAAAGATTTGACTATTATCGAAAATCTCAAATATTTCGGTAAAATGTATAAACTCTCAAACAGCGAAATAAACAAAAGAATAGAGGAATATTCAACGCTTCTGGGGTTTAAAGAATACCTGAACTACTTTCCAAAAGACGTCCCTCTTGGGATAAATCAGCGTTTTTCGGTAGCGGCCGCTTTGATGCACGACCCGGTTGTTTTGTTTTTGGACGAACCTACAAGCGGAGTGGATACGATAGCAAGGGCCGCTTTTTGGAAGATGCTTAGAAAAATAAAAGAGAATTGGAAAATCGCTATTTTGATTACTACTCATTATATGAGCGAAGCGGAATACTGCGATAGAGTCGTTGTATTAAAACAAGGCAAAAAAATAGTGGACGAAGAGGTAAAAAAACTTCACGAACAATTCCCGGGACTTAGTTTTGAAGAGATATTCCTTGAATTTTATAAGGAAAACCGATGA
- a CDS encoding ABC transporter permease, translated as MRLHVIKAYLKKEFIDLVRSKMIILVYFVPSLIIFLFGYGLKLEITHAKTMIIDRDNTPLSLKIVNSFEHSKYFDTQVKAISDNEALKLFKKAKLDVLIIIPPSFQKKLLHQKKARVGVYIDGSFPLRALTLEGYVKGMFLHILGDKAPVKKIILVNQRNMFNESLRDANAFIPGVIGLVLLIAPAVLAALVIVKEKEQGTIFNFYSSPVSKTEFLIAKLTPPFLLHSVNIFILFLWATYYFDVPFRGSFLLFWIAAEIFVFVSVGIGLLVSVFTSTQIAALILTVILTVVPGFLYSGILMPISSMDKISQIESHAFPIMYFNHISYDSFLVGAGFSSALNLEYLAVLFVYGAVLFLLGLLFLKKAIK; from the coding sequence ATGAGACTTCATGTAATAAAAGCGTATTTGAAAAAAGAGTTTATAGACCTTGTAAGAAGTAAAATGATTATTCTTGTCTATTTTGTGCCGAGTTTGATTATTTTCCTTTTCGGATACGGGCTTAAACTCGAAATTACCCACGCAAAAACGATGATTATCGATAGAGACAACACTCCTTTGTCTCTTAAAATTGTCAATTCTTTCGAGCATTCCAAATATTTCGATACTCAGGTAAAAGCCATAAGCGACAACGAAGCCCTTAAACTTTTCAAAAAAGCCAAGCTTGACGTTTTGATAATTATTCCTCCTTCTTTTCAAAAAAAACTGTTACATCAAAAAAAAGCCCGGGTCGGTGTCTATATCGACGGGTCGTTTCCTCTTAGAGCCTTGACTCTTGAAGGGTATGTTAAGGGGATGTTTTTGCATATTTTAGGAGACAAAGCGCCCGTTAAAAAAATAATTTTAGTCAATCAAAGAAATATGTTTAACGAATCCTTGCGCGATGCAAACGCTTTTATTCCGGGGGTTATAGGTCTTGTGCTGCTGATTGCTCCGGCGGTTTTGGCGGCTCTTGTAATAGTCAAGGAAAAAGAACAGGGTACTATTTTTAATTTTTACTCTTCTCCAGTTAGTAAAACCGAATTTTTGATAGCGAAATTAACTCCTCCATTTTTACTTCACAGCGTTAATATTTTTATTCTGTTTTTGTGGGCGACTTATTATTTTGACGTGCCTTTTAGGGGAAGTTTTCTTCTTTTTTGGATAGCGGCTGAGATTTTTGTGTTTGTGAGTGTTGGAATCGGGCTTTTGGTATCGGTTTTTACTTCTACGCAAATTGCCGCACTGATTTTGACGGTTATTTTGACCGTAGTGCCCGGATTTTTGTATTCGGGGATTTTGATGCCGATATCTTCTATGGATAAAATTTCTCAAATCGAATCTCACGCGTTTCCGATTATGTATTTCAATCATATCTCTTATGACAGCTTTTTGGTGGGAGCCGGTTTTTCTTCGGCGCTTAATTTGGAATATTTGGCTGTGCTTTTTGTATACGGAGCCGTTTTATTTTTGCTGGGACTTTTATTTCTCAAAAAGGCTATCAAATGA
- a CDS encoding HlyD family secretion protein: MNRKIIIAIITALVIISGYLIYKKLNPKKLPPYLVAAVGRIDGDDILINTKYPGRVLLLRVDTGDEVKKGEVVAKLDSKEFEDKLKALEYQIKAKEKELEFTSEKVDKTIKKATLNVKIKTDELNALNAQIDAFKKVIAQDIRDEKRIASLVKRKLAKEHDLELAKLKTKTDKDKLKGLEAKKEALKKAVKVANKDLQIAKAATKNVEALKDAINALNSQKNEVQTIINELTLKSPVNGYVDTKIANVGEVVGAGMPVVSVIDPKSFYLKIYVDELTNGKIKVGQKAEIFLDSFPNRPIKAVVSKIAKKAEFTPKEVEVRSDRITRVYEVHLKPLESCKYFKLGLPAIGVILTGRGNLPGSLKELPEM, encoded by the coding sequence ATGAATAGAAAAATTATAATCGCAATCATAACCGCACTTGTGATAATAAGCGGATATTTAATCTATAAAAAACTGAATCCAAAAAAACTGCCTCCGTATTTAGTCGCGGCTGTTGGAAGAATTGACGGAGATGATATCCTCATAAACACAAAATACCCCGGACGCGTCTTATTGCTTAGAGTAGATACCGGAGATGAGGTAAAAAAAGGCGAAGTTGTAGCAAAACTCGATTCAAAAGAGTTTGAAGACAAACTAAAAGCGCTTGAATATCAGATAAAAGCAAAAGAAAAAGAGCTTGAATTTACAAGTGAAAAAGTAGATAAAACAATCAAAAAAGCCACTCTTAACGTAAAAATCAAAACCGACGAGCTAAACGCTCTAAACGCGCAAATCGACGCATTTAAAAAAGTAATAGCCCAAGATATCAGAGATGAAAAAAGAATAGCCTCTCTTGTAAAAAGAAAACTTGCAAAAGAACACGATTTGGAACTTGCAAAACTAAAAACAAAAACCGACAAAGACAAATTAAAAGGACTTGAGGCTAAAAAAGAGGCACTAAAAAAAGCCGTAAAAGTAGCAAATAAAGACTTACAAATCGCAAAAGCGGCGACTAAAAACGTAGAAGCTTTAAAAGATGCTATAAACGCACTAAATTCACAAAAAAACGAAGTCCAAACAATCATAAACGAGCTTACTTTAAAATCTCCCGTAAACGGATATGTCGATACCAAAATAGCAAACGTCGGAGAGGTTGTAGGTGCTGGGATGCCTGTAGTTTCGGTAATAGACCCTAAAAGTTTTTATTTAAAAATCTACGTGGACGAATTAACCAACGGAAAAATAAAAGTAGGTCAAAAAGCCGAAATTTTCCTTGATTCGTTTCCGAATCGTCCTATAAAAGCGGTTGTTAGTAAAATTGCCAAAAAGGCCGAATTTACGCCAAAAGAGGTGGAAGTTAGGAGTGATAGAATCACAAGGGTTTATGAAGTGCATTTGAAACCTCTTGAGAGCTGTAAATATTTTAAATTAGGACTTCCGGCAATCGGAGTTATTTTAACGGGCAGGGGAAATTTGCCGGGGTCGTTAAAAGAATTGCCTGAGATGTAG